In Candidatus Methylomirabilota bacterium, the genomic window CGCGGGGATGCCCATGCCCGCCACATCCTTGGCGTCCTTGAGCAGCTCGTCGATCGAGAGCCTGAACTGGCCCGGCATGGAGGCGATCGGGTCGCGGATGCCGCGGCCATGGACGGCGAAGACGGGGTAGACGAGATCGTCCACCCCGAGCCGCGTCTCGCGCACGAGCTTGCGCAGCAGCGGCTTCTCCCGGAGACGTCTCGGACGAAAGACCGGCTGTCCCATCACTCGTTCCTCCTGCCCGACCGGAGCGCCGAGCGACCCAGCCCCGGCCCCCGCCCCCAAAAATGCTCCACGATGGCCCGCGCCAGGGCGGGGATCGTGTACTCCCGCGGCGTCACGTGCGTCGTGATCCCGTACTCGGCGGCCGTCGCCGCGGTGACCGGTCCGATCGAGGCGACCGTCACCCGCTCCATCCAGGCGCGACGCTCCTCGTCACTGAACAGCTCGGCGAAGTTGCGCGCGGTCGACGAGCTGGTGAACGTCACCGCGTCCACCGTCCCCCCGGCCAGCGCCTCCCGCAAGCGCGCGGCGCTGGCGTCGACCCGGCGGGTAGTATACGCAGGCACTTCCCTCACCGTCGCGCCGAGCCGCCCCAACTCTTTCGGCAGCACATCGCGCGTCTGCTCCGCCCGGGGCAGCAGCACGCGGTCGTGAGGCCCGATCTCGCCGCGCAGCCGCTCCACGAGCCCCTCGGCTCGATAGTCGGCGGGCACCGCGTGGGGGCGGAGGCCATGCTCGGCCAGCGTCTCGGCCGTCGCCGGACCGATCGCCGCCACCCGGAGGTGCCGGAACGCGCCCCAGCCCAGCCCACGCTCCCGGAGCCGGCGGTCCACCATGGTCACGCCGTTCACGCTGGTGAAGATCACCCATGTGAAGGTGTCCAGGCTGTCGAGCGCCCGGTCCAGCGGCGTCCAGGAGGGCGGCGGCTCGATGGCGATCATCGGCACCTGCAGCACACGGGCGCCCTCCGCCTCCAGCAGCTCGACGAACCGCTGGGCCTGCTCGGCAGCCCGCGTGACGACGATCGTCCGCCCCTCGAGGCCTCCAGCGGCCTTCACGATGGCCACCGGCCGGGATTGAGCGCCGCCACCGACGCGGCGCCTTGTGCGAGGAGCCCCTCGGCCAGTCCCCGGCCCAGGCGCTCGGCATCCTCCGGCGCGCCCCCGGCCTCGGCCCTCAGGATCCGCCGCCCATCCTCGCTCGCCACCACCGCGGTCATGGTCAAGCGCGCACCCACCACGGCGCGCGAGACCACGGCGTGCCCGGCCATGGGCGTGGCGCAAGAGGCGCCGAGCCGTCGCAGAAAGGCGCGCTCGGCCAGCGCGCATGTCCGCGTCTCGGCGTGGTCGAGCGCGCGGACCAGCCGCAGCGTTGACCCGTCGTCGCGGCGCACCTCGATGCCGAGGATCCCCTGGCCCACGGCAGGCACGAAGCGGTCGGGCGCCAGCGGCGTGACGTGGGGGGGATGCAGGCCGAGCCGGGACAACCCAGCCGCCGCCAGGATGAGCGCGTCGCAGGCGCCGGCGGTCAGCTTGCGCATCCGCGTGTCGACGTTTCCGCGGATCGGCTCGACGACCAGGTCGGGGCGGACCGCCAGCGCGAAGGCCCGCCGCCGAAGGCTGGAGGTGCCGACGACGGCCGCCTTCGGCAGATCCTCCAGGCCCCCGCCGGCCCGCGTGACCACGACGTCGCGCGGGTCCTCCCGCTCCGCGAAGGCGGCCAGCACGAGCCCATCGGGCTGTTCGGCGGGAAGGTCCTTGAGACTGTGGACGGCGGCGTCGATCGTGCCTTCCGCCAGCGCCTCCTCCAGCTCGCGCACGAACAGTCCCTTGCCGCCGAGCTCCGCCAGCCGTGCCCCGAACAGACGATCGCCTTCGGTCTTGACGGGAATGATCTCGATCTCGGCACCCAGGCGACGGAGCCCCTCGGCGACGGCGGCGGCCTGGGCCAGCGCCAGCGGGCTCGAGCGTGTGCCCAGCCGGATCACGGGTCGATTGTCCATAGGCGCGCCTCAGTCGCCGGGGCCCCAGCCCCGGTCCGACTTGCGGCTCGCACGACCCAGCCCGAAGAGTTCGTGGACCAGCTCCATCCAAGAGCGACCGGCGCCGGCCCGCGAGGACTCGCGCAGCTTCGTGATGGGGGCGTGCAGGATCTTGTTGACGATCGCGGTGGACACGGCCTCGATCGCCTCGCGGATCTCCGGTGAAGCGTTCGGCCGGCGCGCCAGCGCCTTGCGGACCTCCCCGATCCGGATCGCCTCCAGTCGGTCGCGCAGGGAGACGATGGTGGGGATGATCGCCACGTCCGCGAGCCGGGCCAGGAACTTCGCCACCTCCCGCTCGACCAGGGCCTCCGCCCGCTGGGCCTCGCGGGCCCGCTCGCGCAGGTTGGAGTCGACCACCTGTTTGAGGT contains:
- a CDS encoding uroporphyrinogen-III synthase, which codes for MAIVKAAGGLEGRTIVVTRAAEQAQRFVELLEAEGARVLQVPMIAIEPPPSWTPLDRALDSLDTFTWVIFTSVNGVTMVDRRLRERGLGWGAFRHLRVAAIGPATAETLAEHGLRPHAVPADYRAEGLVERLRGEIGPHDRVLLPRAEQTRDVLPKELGRLGATVREVPAYTTRRVDASAARLREALAGGTVDAVTFTSSSTARNFAELFSDEERRAWMERVTVASIGPVTAATAAEYGITTHVTPREYTIPALARAIVEHFWGRGPGLGRSALRSGRRNE
- the hemC gene encoding hydroxymethylbilane synthase gives rise to the protein MDNRPVIRLGTRSSPLALAQAAAVAEGLRRLGAEIEIIPVKTEGDRLFGARLAELGGKGLFVRELEEALAEGTIDAAVHSLKDLPAEQPDGLVLAAFAEREDPRDVVVTRAGGGLEDLPKAAVVGTSSLRRRAFALAVRPDLVVEPIRGNVDTRMRKLTAGACDALILAAAGLSRLGLHPPHVTPLAPDRFVPAVGQGILGIEVRRDDGSTLRLVRALDHAETRTCALAERAFLRRLGASCATPMAGHAVVSRAVVGARLTMTAVVASEDGRRILRAEAGGAPEDAERLGRGLAEGLLAQGAASVAALNPGRWPS